Proteins encoded within one genomic window of Mesorhizobium sp. AR10:
- a CDS encoding ABC transporter permease: MKAWTRLLRWESFLLVILIATLIMGAQVSPYFATSSNISIALAGMAPTAIVALPMTLIIITGEIDISVGSMVGLCASIMAICLEQHLPIETAMLVGVAVGALAGLFNGLIIVGFGLPSLVVTIGTLALYRGIAQILLKERGVSDFPDWYQELGFGTVPGTPVPWSVLVFLVLFAGFALYLHRTYGGRAIYAIGNNKVAVEYSGINVRQKMLVIFILSGIICSVAAIIFTAYLASARSDTAIGLELPVITAVVLGGVNIFGGSGSLFGVLVALLVLAFVKNILGLIGMTPEQQDIVTGAVLVGTLVVFGGIRNLNDLRVFMRSRHL, from the coding sequence ATGAAAGCATGGACGCGCCTGCTGCGTTGGGAAAGCTTCCTGCTGGTGATCCTGATCGCCACGCTGATCATGGGTGCACAGGTGTCGCCCTATTTCGCCACATCCTCCAACATCTCGATCGCCCTGGCCGGAATGGCGCCCACGGCAATCGTCGCGTTGCCGATGACGCTGATCATCATCACCGGTGAGATCGACATCTCGGTCGGATCGATGGTCGGCCTTTGCGCATCCATCATGGCCATCTGCCTCGAGCAGCATTTGCCGATCGAAACCGCCATGCTGGTCGGCGTCGCGGTAGGCGCCCTGGCGGGCCTGTTCAATGGCCTGATCATCGTCGGCTTCGGGCTGCCCTCGCTGGTGGTCACCATCGGTACCTTGGCGCTCTACCGAGGCATCGCGCAAATCCTGCTCAAGGAGCGTGGCGTGAGCGACTTCCCGGACTGGTACCAGGAGCTTGGCTTCGGCACGGTGCCAGGCACGCCGGTGCCCTGGAGTGTTCTGGTGTTCCTCGTGCTTTTCGCGGGGTTTGCCCTCTACCTCCACCGCACGTATGGCGGCAGGGCCATCTACGCCATCGGAAACAACAAGGTCGCGGTCGAATATTCCGGCATCAATGTGCGGCAAAAGATGCTCGTCATCTTCATCCTCTCGGGGATCATCTGCTCGGTCGCGGCAATCATCTTCACCGCCTATCTCGCAAGCGCCCGTTCCGACACGGCGATCGGGCTGGAACTGCCTGTCATCACTGCGGTCGTGCTGGGTGGCGTGAACATCTTCGGCGGGTCGGGCAGCCTGTTTGGCGTTCTGGTGGCGCTTTTGGTGCTAGCGTTCGTCAAGAACATCCTTGGCCTCATCGGCATGACACCGGAACAGCAGGATATCGTCACCGGTGCCGTGCTCGTCGGCACACTGGTGGTGTTCGGCGGGATTCGAAATCTCAATGACCTGCGCGTGTTCATGCGATCGCGCCATCTCTAG